From Oscillospiraceae bacterium, the proteins below share one genomic window:
- a CDS encoding alpha-galactosidase, translating to MAYIAEEGKNNLKYTIENGTLAFQSIAGMKTATNMGGVFSLKTEHGCFDERDAKGSFAQQENGLIANYAFAHGLTVQVHWIKTAGAIEREDAVIHNGTSPVTIFGYSAVTAISGQFDLYTQSNEWTRENQGQWRELTYGTFEISAHGARTCQGATPYMALKNTETGKGIGVHSLVSGDWQIRAEVASPTASPILLISTGPDESGLAYQILPGESAVFSRAVFLNLADGMPESGAAAFQRYLLADAAHKNPKTIPIEFNTWFYNFEQLDEDELLRQLDAAAELGCEAFTVDAGWYGQLEGAWHVQVGDWREKADGAFHGKMSEFADKVRNKGLIFGIWIEPERLAKNVPFALEHPEWFLPDGNGFLSPDLDREEAAQYTFDTIREIIERYNAGWVKIDFNHALGRDVHGIAHMGYLRQMWRMMDDVRAKYPNLILEGCSSGGMRFEAEAQKHFDVCFMSDTVNPWDVLRIGEGAALRILTGRVLRWCCLQPGGKIPHYGFTEPFTPLLTPKKAIWDEVENVDPDFLLKVCLRGHLSFSGEMAGLDERTKEQIKKAIAFTKKHRRLIQRGIFHPLTPIRDMEDRSGWSASYIERTQAASGEAANGDAEHGNAVGIFHAFRLDSPTEEMAFRLPPEAVIGRYVIEDYDTGETFEADAEVLAKKGIVIKLPHKNRGIVLVFHRK from the coding sequence ATGGCTTATATTGCGGAAGAGGGAAAAAATAATTTAAAATATACAATTGAAAACGGTACGCTTGCCTTTCAATCAATTGCCGGTATGAAAACAGCGACAAATATGGGCGGTGTATTTTCATTGAAAACAGAACACGGCTGCTTTGACGAACGGGATGCAAAGGGCTCGTTCGCGCAGCAAGAGAACGGTCTGATTGCGAATTATGCGTTTGCGCATGGCTTGACGGTGCAGGTGCATTGGATAAAGACGGCTGGAGCTATTGAGCGGGAGGACGCAGTGATTCACAACGGCACTTCACCGGTGACGATTTTCGGTTACAGTGCGGTCACCGCGATCTCCGGTCAATTTGATTTATATACCCAATCCAACGAGTGGACAAGAGAGAATCAAGGGCAGTGGCGGGAACTGACTTACGGAACTTTTGAAATATCTGCCCATGGAGCGCGTACCTGTCAGGGCGCAACGCCATATATGGCATTAAAAAACACCGAGACAGGGAAAGGAATTGGGGTGCATTCTCTTGTGAGCGGCGATTGGCAAATTCGAGCCGAAGTCGCAAGCCCGACGGCTTCACCTATATTGTTAATCAGCACCGGCCCGGATGAGAGCGGATTGGCATATCAGATTTTGCCGGGAGAGAGCGCGGTGTTTTCACGTGCGGTGTTTTTGAATCTTGCCGACGGAATGCCGGAGTCCGGTGCCGCCGCTTTTCAGCGGTATCTGCTTGCGGACGCAGCTCATAAAAATCCGAAAACCATCCCTATCGAGTTCAATACCTGGTTTTATAATTTTGAACAACTCGACGAGGATGAACTGCTCCGGCAGCTTGACGCGGCGGCGGAGCTCGGCTGCGAGGCGTTTACCGTCGACGCGGGTTGGTACGGGCAACTGGAGGGCGCCTGGCATGTGCAGGTCGGGGACTGGCGCGAAAAGGCCGACGGGGCTTTTCATGGGAAAATGAGCGAATTTGCGGACAAGGTCCGTAATAAAGGCTTGATTTTCGGTATTTGGATCGAGCCGGAGCGACTGGCGAAAAATGTGCCTTTTGCTTTGGAACATCCCGAATGGTTTTTACCCGATGGCAATGGGTTTTTGTCCCCCGATCTCGACCGGGAGGAAGCTGCGCAATATACTTTTGATACGATTCGCGAAATCATCGAACGCTACAATGCGGGCTGGGTTAAAATCGATTTTAACCATGCGCTCGGGCGCGATGTGCACGGCATAGCGCACATGGGTTATCTGCGGCAAATGTGGCGAATGATGGACGACGTCCGGGCGAAATACCCGAATTTGATTTTGGAGGGCTGCTCGAGCGGCGGCATGCGTTTTGAAGCCGAGGCGCAAAAGCACTTCGACGTGTGTTTCATGTCCGACACGGTGAACCCTTGGGATGTGCTGCGAATCGGAGAGGGTGCTGCGCTGCGAATATTGACCGGGCGGGTGCTGCGTTGGTGCTGCTTACAGCCCGGCGGTAAAATCCCGCATTACGGTTTTACGGAGCCGTTCACGCCGTTGCTGACGCCCAAAAAAGCCATCTGGGACGAGGTGGAGAACGTCGACCCGGATTTTTTGCTCAAGGTCTGTTTGCGGGGGCATCTGTCGTTTTCGGGTGAGATGGCGGGACTGGACGAACGGACAAAGGAACAGATCAAAAAGGCAATCGCTTTTACGAAAAAGCACCGCAGATTGATCCAGCGGGGCATCTTTCATCCGCTGACGCCGATTCGGGATATGGAGGACAGGAGCGGTTGGAGTGCCTCCTATATCGAGAGGACACAAGCCGCGTCCGGTGAAGCCGCAAACGGTGACGCCGAACACGGTAACGCCGTCGGGATTTTCCACGCATTCCGGTTGGATTCGCCCACGGAAGAAATGGCGTTCCGCCTGCCGCCGGAAGCCGTGATCGGGCGGTATGTCATTGAAGATTACGATACCGGTGAGACCTTTGAAGCCGATGCAGAAGTGTTGGCGAAAAAGGGTATTGTAATTAAGCTTCCGCATAAAAACAGAGGAATAGTGTTGGTTTTCCACCGTAAGTAA
- the carB gene encoding carbamoyl-phosphate synthase large subunit, whose product MPLDKSIQKVLMIGSGPIVIGQAAEFDYAGAQACRVLKDAGVNVVLVNSNPATIMTDNALADEIYLEPLNVETLKRIIEKEKPDAMLAGLGGQTGLTLSMQLESDGFLQKHNVRLIGTNVEAIKKAEDRELFKETMEVIGEPVIPSDITTTVPGALEIAEKIGYPVIVRPAYTLGGTGGGVAYTPEELKAVAATGIDASPIDQILVERYIYGWKEIEFETMRDAVGNVIAVCSMENFDPVGVHTGDSIVVAPALTLSDKEYQMLRSASLNIISALGIVGGCNCQFALNPDSFDYAVIEVNPRVSRSSALASKATGYPIAKITTKIALGYTLDEIKNDITGKTCACFEPTLDYVVVKLPKWPFDKFFGASRKLGTQMKATGEVMSIAPTFEMALMKAVRGAEISLDTLNAQPLYNEPIKERLKRIDDYRLFTVFEALKAGISVEEINEITKIDKWFLYKMTRLADYEAQIVKSGLDEESYLAGKKFGYTDKALTRLSGMKTLPYSCDFAYKMVDTCGAEFDAETPYFYSTCGAKCEARPFKRSGKPVVIVLGSGPIRIGQGIEFDYSSVHCVWALKEMGYDVVIINNNPETVSTDYDTADRLYFEPLSPEDVMNIVKVENPVGVVVAFGGQTAIKLTKFLDQNGVKILGTSAEGIDIAEDRERFDALLEQFGIRRPKGFGVSTFEEALNAANELGYPVLLRPSYVIGGQNMKIVHDANEVRIYMERILAQGIDNPVLVDKYMPGTELEVDVISDGRDVLIPGIMEHIERAGVHSGDSIAVYPPYSISDKMMMTITDCSTKLALALRTKGLVNIQYLISEGELYVIEVNPRASRTVPYISKVTGVPMTDLAAKVMVGKELASLGYGIGLYRIPPYFTVKVPVFSFEKLADANAYLGPEMKSTGEVLGIGKTLNEALFKGIAASGKRLRAPSPGKPAGVFISVDVHDRFEIVSIAKKLDDLKFEIYATVDTAEAIRNLGIDVTAVSNVKKDAFDLLESGKISFVVYTGALMDESVEDFIALSRKSLLLSIPCFTSLDTANAAADILRSRFNLGNTELVDINHMREEKQKIKFMKMQGTGDDYIFIDNFDGHITCPESLCIELCDRHYGVGGDGLVLIEKSKIADAKMRIFNRDGSEGRMAGNSIRSVGKYLYDNGFIGRDTAKIETASGIRNLKLYVRNNKVTYAGVEMGKADLTAKKIPTTIKAEKVIDYPVEIGGKDYRITCVNVGNPHCVVFCDRVDGIDIETVGPQFENAPIFPERVNTEFIRVVNKSTIKMRVYERGNGETMACGTGACAAVVAAVENGFCAKGEDITVKLRGGDLTVNYTDEGITLTGDTKLVYIGVAEY is encoded by the coding sequence ATGCCGTTAGATAAAAGCATTCAAAAAGTTTTAATGATCGGCTCCGGCCCGATAGTGATCGGGCAGGCGGCTGAGTTTGACTATGCGGGCGCACAAGCCTGCCGCGTGCTCAAAGACGCGGGCGTCAATGTGGTTCTCGTCAACTCCAACCCCGCAACGATCATGACCGATAACGCGCTGGCGGATGAGATTTATCTCGAACCGCTCAACGTCGAGACGCTGAAGCGTATTATCGAAAAAGAGAAGCCTGACGCGATGTTAGCCGGACTCGGCGGACAGACCGGGCTGACGCTCTCGATGCAGCTCGAAAGCGACGGATTTTTACAAAAGCACAACGTCCGGCTGATCGGCACCAACGTCGAGGCCATCAAAAAGGCCGAAGATAGGGAACTTTTCAAAGAGACCATGGAGGTCATCGGCGAGCCGGTGATCCCGTCGGACATCACAACGACCGTACCCGGCGCGCTGGAGATTGCGGAAAAGATCGGCTATCCGGTCATCGTCCGCCCGGCCTACACCCTCGGAGGAACGGGCGGCGGCGTCGCTTATACGCCCGAGGAGCTCAAAGCAGTTGCGGCGACCGGTATCGACGCTTCGCCGATCGATCAGATTTTGGTCGAGCGGTATATCTACGGATGGAAAGAGATCGAATTCGAGACCATGCGCGACGCGGTCGGCAACGTGATCGCGGTGTGCAGCATGGAGAATTTCGACCCGGTCGGCGTGCATACCGGCGACAGCATTGTCGTCGCTCCGGCGCTGACGCTTTCGGACAAGGAATATCAGATGCTGCGCTCGGCGTCGTTGAACATCATCTCGGCGCTCGGCATTGTCGGCGGCTGCAACTGCCAGTTCGCGCTGAACCCCGACAGCTTTGACTATGCGGTCATCGAAGTCAACCCGCGTGTATCGCGCTCCTCGGCGTTAGCTTCCAAGGCGACCGGTTACCCGATTGCGAAGATCACAACAAAAATCGCGCTCGGTTATACCCTCGACGAGATCAAAAACGACATCACGGGTAAGACCTGCGCCTGCTTTGAGCCGACACTCGACTATGTGGTCGTGAAATTACCCAAGTGGCCGTTTGACAAATTCTTCGGGGCATCGCGCAAACTCGGCACCCAGATGAAGGCCACGGGCGAGGTCATGTCGATTGCGCCGACCTTTGAGATGGCGCTGATGAAAGCCGTGCGAGGCGCGGAGATTTCGTTGGATACCCTGAACGCGCAGCCGCTTTACAATGAACCGATCAAAGAGCGGTTGAAACGCATCGACGATTATCGGTTGTTTACGGTGTTCGAAGCGCTGAAAGCGGGTATCTCAGTCGAGGAGATCAATGAAATCACCAAAATCGATAAGTGGTTTTTATATAAGATGACGAGACTGGCCGATTACGAGGCACAGATTGTGAAATCCGGCTTGGACGAAGAAAGTTACTTGGCCGGAAAGAAATTCGGCTACACCGACAAGGCGCTCACGCGTCTTTCGGGAATGAAAACGCTGCCCTACAGCTGTGATTTTGCCTACAAAATGGTCGACACCTGCGGCGCGGAATTTGACGCCGAGACGCCGTATTTTTACTCGACCTGCGGCGCGAAGTGTGAGGCAAGGCCGTTCAAACGTTCGGGGAAACCTGTTGTGATAGTTCTCGGCTCGGGCCCGATCCGTATCGGGCAGGGCATCGAGTTCGACTACTCTTCGGTGCATTGCGTCTGGGCGCTCAAAGAGATGGGCTACGACGTCGTGATCATCAACAACAACCCGGAGACCGTCTCGACCGACTACGACACCGCCGACCGGCTCTATTTTGAGCCGCTTTCGCCCGAGGATGTGATGAACATCGTCAAAGTCGAAAACCCTGTGGGCGTCGTGGTCGCGTTCGGCGGGCAGACGGCCATCAAACTGACAAAATTCCTCGACCAAAACGGAGTAAAGATTTTGGGCACCTCCGCCGAGGGCATCGACATCGCCGAAGACCGCGAGCGATTTGACGCGCTGCTCGAACAGTTCGGCATCCGCAGACCAAAGGGCTTCGGCGTGAGTACGTTTGAAGAGGCCTTGAACGCGGCGAACGAACTCGGTTATCCGGTCTTGCTGCGCCCGTCCTACGTTATCGGCGGACAGAATATGAAAATCGTGCATGATGCAAACGAAGTACGCATCTATATGGAGCGGATTTTGGCGCAGGGCATTGACAATCCGGTACTCGTTGATAAATACATGCCGGGCACCGAGCTTGAAGTGGATGTGATTTCCGACGGGCGTGACGTGCTGATTCCGGGTATTATGGAGCATATCGAACGGGCGGGCGTGCATAGCGGCGACTCGATTGCGGTCTATCCGCCGTACAGCATCAGCGACAAGATGATGATGACCATCACCGACTGTTCGACCAAACTCGCGCTGGCGCTTAGAACCAAGGGACTTGTCAACATTCAATATCTGATCAGCGAGGGCGAGCTCTATGTGATTGAGGTCAATCCGCGCGCTTCGCGCACCGTACCGTATATCAGCAAGGTAACCGGCGTTCCGATGACCGATCTGGCGGCCAAAGTCATGGTCGGAAAAGAGCTGGCTTCGCTCGGCTACGGCATCGGGTTATATCGCATTCCGCCGTATTTCACGGTCAAAGTGCCGGTGTTCTCGTTTGAAAAACTGGCGGACGCGAACGCCTATCTCGGCCCCGAGATGAAGAGCACGGGCGAGGTGCTCGGCATCGGGAAAACGCTGAACGAGGCGTTATTCAAGGGCATCGCGGCTTCGGGCAAACGCCTGAGAGCGCCGTCGCCCGGTAAACCGGCAGGCGTATTTATCAGTGTCGATGTCCATGACCGGTTTGAAATTGTGTCAATTGCCAAAAAGCTCGACGACCTCAAATTCGAAATCTACGCCACCGTCGATACCGCAGAGGCCATTCGCAACCTCGGTATCGATGTCACGGCAGTCAGTAACGTCAAAAAGGATGCATTCGACTTGCTCGAGAGCGGAAAAATCAGCTTTGTGGTCTACACCGGCGCGCTGATGGATGAGAGCGTCGAGGACTTTATCGCGCTCAGCCGCAAGTCGCTGCTGCTGTCGATCCCGTGTTTTACTTCGCTCGACACGGCGAATGCCGCCGCAGATATTCTGCGCAGCCGTTTTAACCTCGGCAACACCGAGCTCGTCGACATCAACCATATGCGTGAAGAAAAACAGAAAATCAAATTTATGAAGATGCAGGGCACCGGCGACGACTATATCTTCATTGACAATTTTGATGGGCACATCACCTGTCCCGAATCGTTGTGCATCGAATTATGCGACCGGCACTACGGGGTCGGCGGAGATGGGCTGGTGCTGATCGAAAAATCGAAGATTGCCGACGCAAAAATGCGTATTTTCAATCGCGACGGCTCCGAAGGCAGGATGGCCGGGAACAGCATCCGCTCAGTCGGCAAGTATTTATATGACAACGGCTTTATCGGGCGCGACACCGCGAAAATCGAGACGGCAAGCGGCATCCGCAATCTCAAACTCTATGTCCGCAATAACAAAGTCACCTATGCGGGCGTCGAGATGGGTAAGGCCGATCTCACCGCGAAGAAAATTCCTACAACGATTAAAGCCGAAAAAGTGATCGACTATCCGGTCGAGATCGGCGGCAAGGATTACCGGATCACCTGCGTGAACGTCGGAAATCCCCACTGCGTGGTGTTCTGCGACCGGGTGGACGGAATTGACATCGAGACCGTCGGCCCGCAGTTCGAAAACGCCCCGATCTTCCCCGAGCGCGTCAATACCGAATTCATCCGCGTGGTCAATAAGAGCACGATCAAGATGCGGGTCTATGAACGCGGCAACGGCGAGACCATGGCCTGCGGCACCGGCGCCTGCGCGGCCGTCGTCGCGGCGGTCGAAAACGGATTTTGCGCCAAGGGCGAAGACATCACCGTCAAGCTGCGCGGCGGCGATCTGACAGTTAACTATACCGACGAGGGCATCACGCTGACCGGCGACACAAAACTGGTGTATATCGGCGTAGCAGAATATTGA